The following are from one region of the Paenibacillus protaetiae genome:
- a CDS encoding RraA family protein, which translates to MKFDNPEDIVQLTPLWKGERFPNGRPKVPEDVLRRIRKITLEEAWGPLWNRGYKSQFEGDFKIIHPDQVMVGRAVTAVMVPKRPDLDETLLHYGHEQENRKGYYNQWVIDSLVEDDVVVVDMFDKVHLGTYVGGNLSTAISTRTKRGGAVIWGGIRDNQQVVEIDNINVYYRGSDPTAIADVTMVGMNVPARIGKAVCLPGDVVLGTPAGVIFIPPHLAELTVTQAEKSQVRDVFGFVRLKAGVYTTAQIDASWGTSLWQDFIQWFKSDEAAAGYQHLNWDGELQEAARQEKQGPQNDVRL; encoded by the coding sequence ATGAAATTCGATAATCCTGAAGATATTGTCCAGCTTACGCCGTTATGGAAAGGAGAACGTTTCCCGAACGGGCGGCCGAAAGTGCCGGAAGACGTACTGCGCAGAATCCGCAAAATAACGCTGGAGGAAGCTTGGGGGCCGTTATGGAACAGAGGTTACAAGTCCCAATTTGAAGGCGATTTCAAAATCATTCATCCGGACCAAGTGATGGTCGGCCGGGCGGTAACTGCAGTCATGGTGCCGAAGCGTCCGGATCTGGACGAAACGCTGCTTCATTACGGGCATGAGCAGGAGAACCGGAAAGGCTACTACAATCAATGGGTCATTGATTCGCTTGTGGAAGATGATGTGGTCGTGGTGGATATGTTCGATAAAGTGCATCTGGGCACTTATGTCGGCGGCAACCTGTCAACGGCCATCTCCACCCGCACGAAGCGCGGCGGCGCTGTCATATGGGGCGGTATCCGCGACAATCAGCAGGTCGTGGAGATTGATAATATTAACGTCTATTACAGAGGCAGCGACCCTACCGCCATTGCCGATGTAACGATGGTCGGGATGAACGTGCCGGCACGGATCGGCAAAGCGGTCTGCCTTCCGGGCGACGTTGTGCTCGGAACGCCGGCCGGCGTCATTTTCATCCCGCCGCATCTGGCGGAATTAACCGTTACGCAAGCGGAAAAATCCCAGGTTCGCGACGTATTTGGTTTTGTCCGGCTGAAAGCCGGCGTCTATACAACTGCGCAAATCGACGCATCCTGGGGCACGTCGCTGTGGCAGGACTTTATCCAATGGTTCAAAAGCGACGAGGCGGCAGCCGGCTATCAGCACCTGAACTGGGATGGAGAGCTGCAGGAGGCTGCCAGACAAGAGAAGCAGGGACCGCAAAACGACGTCCGATTGTAG
- a CDS encoding helix-turn-helix domain-containing protein: protein MRKPCFMLDDDAVRLWMRDRFMRDLLANTIDPKLNLKDVLTDLQLNPYFTFPAVALFEPRKLANSDHEKMLYMEQAREFLQKQIQDGSFAFLDEDGRAGLLFSWDSREVLEHLRGLLSGRFGCSFHIGVGKPCSHLYDVHQSYGQALEALRGKFYNGGASILYYAEQTRMEKIEVYPAAKEKELYDAFRSAVSPADIKEAVNVFYEEVLEGKRIDVPCIYELTIRTLVALENRVLEEERHVPAYAPLEIMEIVKHDTLEDMQDYVCRFLCGLWEVTSPNQKETHRSIIKKTMHYMEQECQYASLQSVAEKVYMTPTYLSLLFKTNTGKTFIEHLTDIRIDKAKDMLRSTHYKNYEVAEKVGYHDSRYFSQIFKRKVGVSPSEYRELICK, encoded by the coding sequence ATGCGCAAGCCTTGTTTCATGTTGGATGACGATGCCGTTCGATTGTGGATGAGAGACCGGTTTATGCGCGATTTGCTTGCCAATACCATTGATCCTAAGCTGAATTTGAAAGACGTATTAACCGATTTACAGTTAAACCCTTATTTTACTTTTCCGGCCGTAGCGCTGTTTGAGCCTAGAAAGCTCGCCAATTCCGATCATGAGAAGATGTTGTACATGGAGCAGGCAAGAGAATTTCTGCAGAAGCAGATTCAGGACGGCAGCTTTGCTTTTCTGGATGAAGACGGCAGAGCAGGCCTGTTGTTCTCTTGGGATTCCAGAGAGGTGCTGGAGCATCTACGCGGATTGCTAAGCGGCCGCTTTGGCTGTTCCTTTCATATCGGAGTCGGCAAGCCGTGCAGCCATCTGTATGATGTTCATCAGTCGTATGGCCAGGCGCTGGAAGCGCTGCGCGGCAAGTTTTATAACGGCGGAGCTTCCATCCTCTATTACGCTGAGCAGACACGGATGGAGAAGATCGAGGTGTATCCTGCTGCCAAAGAAAAGGAGCTTTATGATGCGTTCCGGTCAGCGGTCTCCCCAGCCGACATTAAAGAAGCGGTGAACGTTTTTTATGAAGAAGTGCTGGAGGGCAAGCGGATTGATGTTCCTTGCATCTATGAACTGACGATCCGGACGCTGGTTGCGCTCGAAAACCGTGTGCTGGAGGAGGAACGCCATGTTCCGGCATATGCGCCGCTTGAAATTATGGAGATCGTCAAGCATGATACGCTTGAAGATATGCAAGACTATGTGTGCCGGTTTTTGTGCGGGCTGTGGGAAGTGACGTCGCCGAATCAAAAAGAAACCCACCGCAGCATTATTAAAAAGACCATGCATTATATGGAGCAGGAATGCCAATACGCATCGCTCCAAAGCGTAGCGGAAAAGGTATATATGACGCCGACGTATTTAAGCCTGCTGTTCAAAACTAATACCGGCAAAACGTTTATCGAGCATTTGACCGATATCCGCATCGACAAGGCGAAAGACATGCTGCGCAGCACCCATTACAAAAACTATGAGGTCGCCGAGAAGGTTGGTTATCACGATTCCCGTTATTTCAGCCAAATTTTTAAACGCAAAGTTGGCGTATCGCCCAGCGAATACCGGGAGCTGATATGCAAATAA
- a CDS encoding GntR family transcriptional regulator, giving the protein MQNAPIIHSINQHIYLTLKQEILAGELGPGTRLIVLELASRFHASQAPVREALERLKQEGLIVGVPNKGSVVSNITAKEIRDIFALREIIEGFAVRTSMPLLTERDYAALENIIEQMDDANKRKDTLLILELDMQFHGFFYQKCDNQAILELWNHMKSKVMRFMAISNRHYTTDSLAEWHQVLVAALRAGDEKAAEAAFIEHMHAYKVIDVD; this is encoded by the coding sequence ATGCAAAATGCTCCGATCATTCATTCCATCAATCAGCATATTTATTTGACCTTAAAGCAGGAGATTCTTGCCGGCGAGCTTGGACCGGGTACCCGTTTAATTGTGCTGGAGCTGGCAAGCCGGTTTCATGCAAGCCAGGCTCCTGTCCGGGAAGCTTTGGAAAGGCTGAAGCAGGAAGGGCTGATCGTTGGCGTTCCAAACAAAGGTTCTGTCGTATCCAACATTACGGCGAAGGAAATCCGGGATATTTTTGCGCTTCGGGAAATTATCGAAGGTTTTGCTGTACGCACCTCCATGCCGCTGCTGACGGAGCGGGACTATGCAGCGCTGGAAAACATAATTGAACAGATGGATGATGCGAACAAGCGGAAAGATACGTTGTTGATTTTGGAACTGGATATGCAGTTTCATGGATTTTTTTATCAAAAATGCGATAATCAGGCGATATTGGAGTTATGGAATCATATGAAATCCAAAGTGATGCGCTTTATGGCCATCTCGAACCGGCATTATACGACGGACTCGCTTGCGGAGTGGCATCAAGTGCTTGTAGCTGCGCTGCGCGCGGGGGATGAGAAAGCGGCGGAGGCTGCTTTTATTGAACATATGCATGCCTATAAAGTGATTGATGTGGACTAG
- a CDS encoding GNAT family N-acetyltransferase, which translates to MDCGPYMDNDHKAILFAFDGDRCVGQLRIVRDWTRFAYIENIAVKKEYRKAGIGRYLFEAGERWAKEKGLRGISLEAQDDNLAACRFYIRMGMQLGGVDAMKYTFNPNIDKALFWYKPFEA; encoded by the coding sequence TTGGACTGCGGGCCTTATATGGATAATGACCACAAAGCTATTTTGTTTGCATTTGACGGTGACCGTTGCGTGGGCCAGCTCCGGATCGTGCGGGATTGGACTCGCTTCGCTTACATCGAAAATATTGCCGTGAAGAAGGAATACCGGAAGGCCGGAATCGGCAGGTATTTGTTCGAGGCCGGCGAGCGCTGGGCGAAGGAAAAAGGGCTGCGCGGCATCTCGCTGGAAGCGCAGGATGACAATCTTGCCGCATGCCGTTTTTATATCCGGATGGGGATGCAGCTGGGCGGTGTCGATGCGATGAAGTATACGTTTAATCCGAATATTGATAAAGCATTGTTTTGGTACAAGCCGTTCGAGGCATAG
- the aroC gene encoding chorismate synthase yields the protein MPGSSYGEQFKITTFGESHGEAVGVIVDGVTPGVELDEAYIQVQMDRRKPGQSSVTTPRKEYDEIHILSGMFEGKTTGTPLFIVLYNKDMRPEAYSDIKNAFRPGHADFTYLEKYGIRDHRGSGRASGRETAGRVAAGAVARKLLERRGVSIVAYTKAIGGIECETFDESIIEKNPVRACDPVAAEKMVKKVEHLASIGDSCGGIVECRIRGVKPGLGEPVFDKLDAELAKAMLSIGAVKGIEFGKGFEAANMLGSEHNDQMTKDGYVTNNAGGIIGGISNGAEIVFRIAVKPTSSISVAQQTMNIFGEEQTIETHGRHDPSICPRVVPVVEAMACIVLEDMYKRQAALHA from the coding sequence ATGCCAGGAAGCAGCTACGGAGAGCAATTTAAAATAACGACGTTTGGAGAATCGCACGGGGAGGCGGTTGGCGTTATTGTTGATGGCGTAACGCCGGGAGTCGAATTGGACGAGGCTTATATTCAAGTCCAGATGGACCGGAGAAAGCCAGGCCAGTCGTCAGTTACAACGCCGCGCAAAGAGTATGACGAAATCCATATTTTATCCGGCATGTTCGAAGGGAAAACGACCGGAACGCCGCTGTTTATCGTTCTTTACAACAAAGATATGAGGCCGGAAGCGTACAGTGACATTAAAAACGCGTTCCGTCCGGGCCATGCGGACTTTACGTACCTGGAGAAATACGGCATCCGCGATCATCGCGGCAGCGGCCGGGCTTCCGGGCGCGAGACGGCTGGCCGCGTAGCGGCAGGCGCCGTCGCGCGCAAGCTGCTCGAACGCAGAGGCGTTTCCATTGTCGCTTATACGAAAGCGATTGGCGGCATCGAATGCGAAACGTTTGACGAAAGCATTATCGAGAAAAACCCGGTACGCGCCTGCGATCCGGTTGCAGCCGAGAAGATGGTTAAAAAAGTCGAGCATTTGGCTTCGATCGGCGACAGCTGCGGCGGCATCGTCGAATGCCGCATCCGCGGCGTCAAGCCGGGACTGGGCGAACCGGTATTCGATAAGCTGGACGCGGAGCTGGCGAAAGCGATGTTGTCCATCGGCGCCGTTAAAGGCATCGAGTTCGGCAAAGGATTCGAAGCGGCGAATATGCTTGGCAGCGAGCATAACGACCAAATGACCAAAGACGGTTATGTGACGAACAACGCCGGAGGCATTATCGGCGGCATCAGCAATGGCGCGGAAATCGTATTCCGCATTGCCGTAAAACCAACTTCGTCGATATCGGTTGCACAGCAGACGATGAACATTTTCGGCGAAGAGCAGACGATCGAGACGCATGGCCGCCACGACCCGAGCATTTGCCCGCGCGTTGTGCCTGTCGTTGAAGCGATGGCCTGCATCGTGCTTGAAGATATGTACAAACGCCAAGCGGCGCTTCACGCGTAA